Proteins from one Desulfonema limicola genomic window:
- a CDS encoding DUF1566 domain-containing protein, which produces MVRIEEFSYPGYLKIILTILIQNPNKKRSRPKMKNLTLTLILLTLILSQLITPNSSSAFPIPDTGQTKCYDNEKEIPCPQPGEPFYGQDANYTINPMSYTKLDASGNDLPDSAKKWVMVRDNVTGLIWEVKTDDGSVHDKDNTYNWQNAQDVFIAQLNAEKFGGYSDWRLPTLEDLHSIVDFSIHYPGPGINTEYFPNTMDNDYWSSYSFAADTDKAWFVDFGGGWVARCYYGKNHHSNFVRAVRGGQPQSFDTLVINGDGTVTDDGTGLTWQQNCPGKMTWKNALEYCENLSLGGHNDWRLPSIKEIFSLVDYSKSKPAINSDIFPNINYYFSSSTTNISGTNRAKFADFYFGDVQGTLSKTGDDIFGYGYVLAVRGGQSGSFDNSDILEISHTPVYGTPKTPFTQWGNGFTKNGSATIHYFTYPDNTPIHTETIEIEPDGTFSRAFTPPKLDYGEYLYYAVDNATGRRTDDKTYKIVESPVPNLGMDPDGGGPQGTTFNLFGNGFTATDKAQLKILNPDGSVLEDKEIEISAQGGIEYSLKIADDAPLGEYMWWAVDKATDFKAVELRFTITKGGGVTITPASPLKPGNHEEISVSTYLFEWEHPHNDEYELIIKEETGKIIIQKEKTTAKSINVDLSSLEAGKNYKWIVMVYALDTSAKSVESFFTYKGGQSDITPPTLFSPENNATITGNEITFKWEHSFDDEYELFIMNMYDTVIYESGRIKTKEINVNLSGEEFSSAYGEKFRWGVIVYAKDLSAYSEERFFTYGSLQDDQTVLHIRIKDTGNSGVSKVAIFNDNRWEQPDSDDESIRVKEIDADRKSVQFTKADLEKYFKERGEIKRIDLLGSDNDIKGHIVFEYKKKDFENGDKFDLFLKIHSDLETNYEDYYYNYYKKLPGKWHYYAKKDEKPVSMLIPPGKKEGENSTLIHSESLINHDNKPVLFVHGVSGAYPYFGDRPTDLSRLVPSDDVWQFYYPYDGEIQTSGKMLNRAIQDILKGYDFNTGSYEREKVYIIAHSMGGLVTRSYIQSESYANDIEKFIMFGTPNHGSNVAYKLFYTFWNDEIGGFKDDQGPAYKEMTPGSEFMYELNTESLERFTNEFSEDNCIVIAGRSDKFLGLPHEEIPNQDDGVVAVSSASMLKYGIPLAVVNQHHLELKDEFSMAILRIFLDRSGMATLERLEERSEVQGLWRNSSEQIKKIESNGFNDDEGILTIKMTGTIPHKLPGSLYISKVPFYDIINIDSFFLGERIFNKLEQIPDTSNYFSRSLTLIDGIPLIDFNPAIDKPIYHIGFSFPEKLYSLDFRYYMKKYKVINDGIDFKHLETNMYKIDFSEAESVFLNAANIAPSQQQSQLQGFSLKSLDNSKNYYVDKSVEYINFLLNPDGEGASLNNHDMQLVSPSGIIIDKEYAQNSDTIDFQENIEEGFAYYYVKNPEPGEWQVKYNADIPASLTVPVISNLDTEIVIPDENYNINEEVTFEINISQLTECDDSQLNASLYYMPSDSDTWTYLNTILLSLKDDNTGYKGVFKPSDIGVYKISVEFLCNFNGEPVQRKSQDFISVHEFVIYEEPDPPATSSLTASAGPDQTVNEKTKVTLNAAADNPAGTLTVNWTQLSGPTVVLSSTSSSSPTFTAPEINEDNAVLTFQLTITDSTGTQASDTCIVTVKNKSIEEEGPGPDDDSPGCFISTISLI; this is translated from the coding sequence ATGGTCAGGATAGAAGAGTTCAGCTATCCTGGCTATCTTAAAATAATCCTGACCATCCTGATTCAAAACCCAAACAAAAAAAGGAGCCGCCCCAAAATGAAAAATTTAACCCTGACCCTAATCCTGCTAACCCTAATCCTCTCACAACTAATAACCCCCAACTCATCATCAGCCTTCCCCATCCCGGACACGGGTCAAACGAAATGCTACGACAATGAAAAAGAAATCCCCTGCCCCCAGCCCGGTGAACCGTTCTACGGGCAGGATGCCAATTACACCATAAATCCAATGTCATACACAAAATTAGATGCCAGCGGCAATGACCTGCCGGATTCTGCAAAAAAATGGGTGATGGTACGGGATAATGTTACGGGGTTGATTTGGGAGGTTAAGACCGATGACGGGTCGGTTCATGATAAGGATAATACATATAACTGGCAGAATGCTCAGGATGTTTTTATTGCACAGTTGAATGCTGAAAAGTTTGGGGGATATTCTGACTGGCGGTTGCCTACCCTTGAAGATCTTCATTCAATTGTTGATTTCAGCATTCATTATCCGGGACCAGGAATTAATACGGAATATTTTCCGAACACTATGGATAATGATTATTGGTCGTCTTATAGTTTTGCCGCCGATACGGACAAGGCGTGGTTCGTAGACTTCGGTGGAGGTTGGGTCGCCAGATGCTACTACGGTAAAAACCACCACAGTAATTTTGTGCGTGCCGTCCGCGGCGGACAGCCTCAATCATTTGATACTTTGGTTATTAACGGTGACGGCACTGTTACAGATGATGGTACTGGTTTGACATGGCAACAGAACTGTCCAGGTAAAATGACGTGGAAGAATGCGCTTGAATATTGTGAAAATTTAAGTCTGGGAGGTCATAACGACTGGCGACTTCCGAGTATTAAGGAAATATTCTCTTTAGTAGATTATTCTAAATCTAAGCCTGCGATTAATTCGGATATTTTTCCGAATATTAATTACTATTTTTCGTCATCCACTACTAATATTAGCGGAACTAACCGTGCAAAATTTGCAGATTTCTATTTTGGCGATGTTCAAGGAACCTTAAGCAAGACTGGTGATGACATCTTTGGCTATGGCTATGTTCTTGCCGTCCGTGGCGGCCAATCTGGATCATTTGATAATTCGGATATTTTGGAAATCTCCCACACCCCTGTTTATGGCACACCCAAAACTCCATTCACCCAATGGGGCAACGGTTTCACCAAAAACGGCTCTGCCACTATTCATTATTTCACATACCCGGACAACACTCCAATTCACACAGAAACAATTGAGATAGAGCCTGACGGAACTTTCTCAAGAGCATTTACCCCTCCAAAACTGGATTATGGTGAATACCTGTATTATGCCGTTGATAACGCAACAGGAAGAAGAACTGACGACAAAACTTATAAAATTGTGGAAAGCCCGGTTCCCAATCTTGGCATGGACCCGGACGGCGGAGGCCCCCAGGGAACAACTTTCAATCTCTTTGGTAACGGATTCACAGCCACCGATAAAGCCCAGTTAAAAATCCTGAACCCGGACGGTTCGGTTCTGGAAGACAAAGAAATTGAAATATCCGCACAAGGAGGCATTGAATATTCCCTTAAAATTGCTGACGATGCACCGCTCGGTGAATACATGTGGTGGGCAGTTGACAAAGCCACAGATTTCAAAGCCGTGGAACTGCGGTTCACCATCACCAAAGGCGGCGGAGTTACCATTACCCCGGCCTCACCTCTTAAACCCGGAAACCATGAGGAAATATCCGTTTCCACATATCTATTTGAATGGGAACATCCCCATAATGACGAATACGAACTTATCATCAAAGAAGAAACCGGAAAAATCATCATTCAGAAAGAAAAAACAACAGCAAAAAGTATAAATGTTGATCTATCCAGCCTTGAAGCAGGCAAAAACTACAAATGGATTGTTATGGTTTATGCACTGGATACTTCTGCAAAGTCTGTGGAAAGCTTTTTTACATATAAAGGCGGACAAAGCGATATAACTCCGCCAACATTGTTTTCACCAGAAAATAATGCAACTATAACAGGTAACGAAATTACTTTTAAATGGGAACATTCGTTTGATGATGAATATGAGCTTTTCATCATGAATATGTATGACACAGTTATTTATGAAAGCGGAAGAATAAAGACAAAAGAAATTAATGTAAATTTAAGTGGTGAAGAATTTTCTTCTGCTTATGGTGAAAAATTCAGATGGGGTGTGATTGTATATGCAAAAGATTTAAGCGCTTATTCCGAAGAACGATTTTTCACATATGGCAGTTTGCAGGATGATCAGACGGTACTCCACATAAGAATAAAGGATACTGGTAATTCTGGTGTATCAAAAGTAGCTATCTTTAATGATAATAGATGGGAACAACCAGATTCAGACGATGAGTCAATAAGAGTTAAAGAAATTGATGCTGACAGGAAAAGCGTCCAGTTCACTAAAGCTGATTTGGAGAAATACTTTAAAGAACGTGGAGAAATAAAACGAATTGATCTGCTTGGTTCTGATAATGATATTAAAGGCCATATTGTTTTTGAATATAAAAAAAAGGATTTTGAAAACGGAGATAAATTTGACCTGTTTTTAAAAATTCATTCAGACTTAGAAACCAATTATGAAGACTATTATTATAATTATTATAAAAAATTACCTGGTAAATGGCACTATTATGCAAAGAAAGATGAAAAACCGGTTTCGATGCTGATTCCACCAGGAAAAAAAGAAGGAGAAAACTCTACTTTAATTCATTCTGAATCTCTAATTAACCATGATAATAAGCCCGTTTTATTTGTTCATGGTGTTTCTGGAGCATATCCTTATTTCGGAGACAGACCAACCGATCTCTCCCGTTTAGTACCAAGCGATGATGTCTGGCAATTTTACTATCCATATGATGGAGAAATTCAAACAAGCGGTAAAATGCTAAACCGGGCAATACAGGACATTTTAAAAGGTTACGATTTTAATACAGGCTCATATGAACGTGAAAAGGTTTATATTATTGCTCATAGCATGGGTGGACTTGTAACAAGATCATATATCCAGAGTGAAAGTTATGCAAATGATATTGAAAAATTCATTATGTTTGGAACTCCGAACCACGGTTCAAATGTTGCATATAAATTATTTTACACTTTCTGGAACGATGAAATAGGAGGGTTTAAAGATGACCAGGGTCCAGCTTATAAGGAGATGACTCCAGGCAGTGAGTTTATGTATGAATTGAATACAGAGAGCTTAGAAAGATTTACAAATGAATTCTCAGAAGACAATTGTATAGTCATCGCAGGAAGAAGTGATAAATTTTTAGGTTTGCCCCATGAAGAAATTCCAAACCAGGATGATGGTGTTGTAGCTGTTTCCAGTGCTAGTATGCTTAAATACGGCATACCTTTAGCTGTTGTTAATCAGCACCATTTAGAGTTAAAAGATGAATTTTCTATGGCTATTTTGCGTATATTTTTAGACAGAAGCGGAATGGCTACATTGGAAAGATTAGAAGAACGTTCAGAAGTTCAGGGATTGTGGCGAAATTCATCTGAACAGATAAAAAAGATTGAAAGTAATGGCTTTAATGATGATGAAGGAATCCTTACAATAAAAATGACAGGGACTATTCCTCATAAATTACCAGGCAGTTTATATATCAGCAAAGTCCCTTTCTATGATATTATTAATATAGACAGCTTTTTTTTGGGTGAACGTATTTTTAATAAGTTAGAACAGATACCTGATACATCTAATTACTTTTCAAGGTCTTTAACATTGATAGATGGAATACCTCTTATTGATTTTAATCCAGCTATTGATAAGCCGATATACCATATAGGTTTTTCTTTCCCAGAAAAGTTGTATTCATTAGATTTTCGTTATTATATGAAAAAATATAAGGTTATCAATGATGGCATTGATTTTAAGCATTTAGAAACTAATATGTATAAGATTGATTTTTCAGAAGCAGAAAGTGTTTTTTTAAACGCTGCTAATATCGCACCATCTCAACAGCAAAGTCAACTTCAGGGTTTCAGTTTGAAAAGCCTGGATAATTCCAAAAACTATTATGTTGATAAATCAGTAGAATATATCAATTTTCTTTTAAACCCGGATGGAGAAGGCGCTTCTTTAAATAATCATGATATGCAGCTTGTTTCTCCTTCTGGTATAATCATAGATAAGGAATATGCACAAAATAGTGATACAATAGATTTTCAAGAAAATATCGAAGAAGGCTTTGCATATTATTATGTTAAAAATCCTGAACCAGGTGAATGGCAGGTAAAATATAACGCTGATATACCTGCAAGCCTTACAGTTCCGGTTATCAGTAATTTGGATACGGAAATTGTTATTCCTGATGAAAATTACAATATAAATGAAGAAGTTACCTTTGAAATTAATATTTCACAATTGACAGAATGTGATGATAGTCAACTCAATGCATCTCTTTACTATATGCCAAGTGATAGTGATACTTGGACGTATCTTAACACAATTCTTCTTTCATTAAAAGATGACAACACAGGCTATAAAGGAGTTTTTAAGCCGTCAGATATTGGAGTATATAAAATTTCTGTCGAATTTTTGTGTAATTTTAACGGTGAACCTGTTCAACGTAAAAGCCAGGATTTCATTTCTGTTCATGAGTTTGTTATTTATGAAGAACCCGATCCCCCAGCCACATCCAGCCTCACAGCCAGCGCAGGCCCAGACCAGACCGTAAATGAAAAAACCAAAGTAACTTTGAACGCGGCAGCAGATAACCCGGCAGGAACATTAACCGTCAACTGGACACAATTAAGCGGCCCAACAGTCGTACTAAGCAGCACAAGCTCATCATCCCCAACATTCACAGCCCCTGAAATCAATGAAGACAATGCTGTTTTAACATTCCAACTCACCATAACAGACAGCACAGGAACACAGGCATCTGACACCTGCATTGTAACCGTTAAAAACAAGAGTATTGAAGAAGAAGGTCCCGGACCTGACGACGACAGCCCAGGCTGCTTTATTTCCACAATATCCTTGATTTAA
- a CDS encoding response regulator transcription factor — MNIEKRKILLVEDHPIFRLGMSELINDEDDMTVCGYTDTVRQALDLIVDLKPDLVIADISLKQSDGIELVKEINRLFHGLPVLVLSMHDESLYAERAMHAGAKGYIMKQEAMESVVNAVRLVLTGKIYVSEKVKDRLIHNLFEPSIENKSSPMDMLTDRELEVFRYIGQGLSSKEISHRLNLSIKTIGTYRERIKEKLKIKHATELVKCAVHWSQNGQISI, encoded by the coding sequence ATGAATATTGAAAAAAGAAAGATTCTTCTTGTTGAAGATCATCCTATCTTTCGTCTTGGCATGAGTGAACTTATTAATGATGAAGATGATATGACTGTATGCGGTTATACAGACACCGTAAGACAGGCTCTTGACCTTATTGTTGACCTTAAACCTGATCTGGTAATAGCTGATATTTCCCTGAAACAAAGTGACGGCATTGAACTGGTAAAAGAAATAAACAGGCTGTTTCACGGACTTCCGGTTTTAGTATTGTCTATGCACGATGAATCCCTTTATGCTGAACGCGCCATGCATGCGGGGGCTAAGGGTTATATTATGAAACAAGAAGCCATGGAATCTGTTGTTAATGCTGTCCGCCTTGTTTTAACAGGAAAAATATATGTAAGCGAAAAGGTGAAAGACAGGCTCATACATAATCTTTTTGAACCTTCAATTGAAAATAAGTCATCTCCAATGGATATGCTTACAGACAGGGAGCTTGAGGTTTTTCGTTATATCGGCCAGGGATTATCTTCAAAGGAAATATCCCACAGGCTCAATTTAAGCATAAAAACCATAGGCACATACAGGGAGCGCATTAAGGAAAAGCTGAAAATCAAACATGCAACAGAACTTGTGAAATGTGCTGTTCACTGGTCTCAGAATGGTCAGATAAGCATCTGA
- a CDS encoding GspE/PulE family protein codes for MAEENLKHSRKKIAKKQRIGDILINAGLVNQDQMKEALQNQVISGKRIGTILVEMGFLSEENMVGALSKQLGFPSIDLKKISITDELLNILPKNFLVKNQVVPVEKDGDKVKIAMVNPLDRSTINDIEFMVGSAVYPLVVSSSAMQHFLKSRVAEDENMKIRDTVSADKIEVVEKEIVKIDLIRLKKAYESSPIIRIVNKFLGDAIKSGTTSIHIKPRQNDILVRYRIDGLLRNMTTLPAQAYPAILARLKSMARMDISVSLRSQNGGVRLKIDERFFDLRLSTLPTLHGEKVVIRIMEKNQKMRSLENLGMHPKDLSNYYSLISRPRNIILIAGPTGCGASTTLYTTLRYLRSEETNIVTIEDPVEYEIPGINQVQVNPDENISFGSGLRSILNQDPDIIMVSEIRDPETAHLIFKSSLRGHMILSAIYTNNAVSALTHLMNFGIQYNMAATAIEGVVAQRLVRRNCPHCLEKYIPEPRVMVGLNIDVMEVSKMRFYHGRGCRQCSGTGYSGQIGIFEILNIDHTIKDLILKQASAREIYIAARNKGMTTMEENGLYLALNKITTLEEILRVVPHEDIETRRKGAWEKQIISMFDDAIYIL; via the coding sequence ATGGCTGAAGAAAATTTAAAACATTCAAGAAAAAAAATAGCTAAAAAACAGAGAATCGGGGATATTCTTATTAATGCAGGTCTTGTTAATCAGGATCAGATGAAAGAAGCTCTTCAAAACCAGGTTATCAGCGGGAAACGTATAGGCACTATCCTTGTTGAAATGGGATTTCTTTCTGAGGAAAACATGGTAGGCGCTCTTTCAAAGCAATTGGGTTTTCCCAGTATTGACCTGAAGAAAATAAGCATAACAGACGAGCTTTTAAATATTCTTCCCAAAAATTTTTTAGTTAAAAACCAGGTTGTTCCAGTTGAAAAAGATGGTGATAAAGTTAAGATTGCCATGGTTAATCCCCTTGATCGTTCAACTATTAATGATATTGAATTTATGGTTGGCAGTGCAGTTTATCCTCTGGTGGTTTCTTCTTCAGCCATGCAGCATTTTTTAAAATCCAGGGTTGCTGAAGATGAAAACATGAAGATCAGGGATACTGTTTCAGCAGACAAGATTGAGGTTGTAGAAAAAGAAATTGTTAAAATTGATCTTATCAGGCTTAAAAAGGCTTATGAATCTTCGCCTATTATCAGGATTGTCAACAAGTTTCTCGGTGATGCCATAAAATCCGGTACAACAAGCATTCATATAAAACCGCGGCAGAATGATATATTGGTCAGATACCGCATAGACGGGCTTTTAAGAAATATGACAACATTGCCGGCCCAGGCATATCCTGCTATTTTAGCCAGATTGAAATCCATGGCAAGGATGGATATTTCTGTTTCTCTCAGGTCCCAAAACGGGGGAGTCAGGCTGAAGATTGATGAAAGGTTTTTTGATCTGCGTCTTTCAACCCTGCCGACTTTGCATGGGGAAAAGGTTGTAATCAGGATTATGGAAAAAAACCAGAAAATGAGAAGTCTTGAAAACCTGGGTATGCATCCAAAAGACCTGAGCAACTACTATTCCCTTATTTCACGGCCAAGAAATATTATTCTGATTGCAGGCCCCACAGGGTGCGGCGCATCAACAACATTATACACAACACTCAGATATCTCAGATCAGAAGAAACAAATATTGTTACTATTGAAGATCCTGTTGAATATGAAATCCCCGGCATTAACCAGGTTCAGGTTAATCCTGATGAAAATATATCATTTGGAAGCGGGCTTCGCTCTATATTGAACCAGGATCCTGATATAATCATGGTAAGTGAAATCAGGGACCCTGAAACAGCCCACCTTATCTTTAAATCTTCTCTCAGGGGCCACATGATTCTTTCAGCAATTTATACAAACAATGCAGTATCTGCCCTGACCCATTTAATGAATTTCGGAATTCAATACAATATGGCGGCAACAGCAATAGAAGGTGTTGTTGCACAGCGGCTGGTCAGGCGCAACTGCCCCCACTGCCTTGAAAAATATATACCAGAACCCAGGGTCATGGTAGGTCTTAATATTGACGTTATGGAAGTATCAAAAATGAGGTTTTACCATGGACGGGGATGCAGGCAGTGCAGTGGAACAGGTTATTCAGGACAGATAGGAATATTTGAAATATTAAACATTGACCATACTATAAAAGATTTGATTCTCAAGCAGGCATCTGCAAGGGAAATATATATTGCAGCCCGTAATAAAGGCATGACAACAATGGAAGAAAACGGATTATATCTTGCACTTAACAAGATTACCACTCTTGAGGAAATTCTAAGGGTTGTTCCCCATGAAGACATTGAAACCCGGAGAAAAGGGGCATGGGAAAAACAGATAATATCCATGTTTGATGATGCTATTTATATTTTATAG